A part of Desulfofundulus salinus genomic DNA contains:
- a CDS encoding UPF0280 family protein: MERTYRYRHRQEDLVHFQVVVGETDLDIGVRRERFSPELVERVTQMVRECRAPLEEYIKRDPAFLKAHTPYDIPPDAPPIVREMAEAARLAGVGPMAAVAGAIAERVGRALVRFSRDVIVENGGDIYLRSARIRRIGIYAGNSPFSHRLALEVRPEDTPLGICTSSGTVGHSLSFGMADAVVILSPNTALADAVATAAGNLVKDPDQVGQAVDFAARIPGVTGALIICRDKMAAWGRLKLVPA; encoded by the coding sequence TTGGAACGAACCTATCGTTACCGCCACCGGCAGGAGGATCTGGTACACTTTCAGGTGGTGGTAGGGGAAACGGACCTGGATATTGGTGTGCGCAGGGAGCGTTTTTCCCCGGAACTGGTGGAGCGGGTAACGCAAATGGTGCGGGAATGCCGGGCCCCCCTGGAAGAATATATTAAAAGAGACCCGGCATTCCTTAAAGCCCATACACCTTACGATATACCGCCCGACGCCCCCCCCATTGTGCGGGAGATGGCCGAAGCGGCCAGGTTGGCCGGCGTTGGCCCCATGGCTGCCGTGGCCGGGGCCATAGCCGAAAGGGTGGGACGGGCTCTGGTCCGCTTCAGCCGCGATGTTATTGTGGAAAATGGCGGGGACATTTACCTGCGCAGTGCCCGGATCCGGCGGATTGGTATTTATGCCGGGAACTCTCCCTTTTCCCATCGCCTGGCCCTGGAGGTCCGCCCGGAGGATACTCCTCTAGGCATTTGCACTTCTTCGGGTACGGTAGGGCACTCTTTGAGTTTCGGCATGGCCGATGCGGTGGTTATCCTTTCCCCCAATACGGCCCTGGCCGATGCAGTGGCCACGGCGGCGGGAAATCTGGTAAAGGATCCCGATCAGGTAGGGCAGGCGGTGGATTTTGCCGCCCGCATCCCCGGGGTCACCGGGGCGCTGATCATTTGCCGGGACAAAATGGCCGCCTGGGGTCGCCTCAAACTGGTACCCGCATAA
- a CDS encoding NIL domain-containing protein — protein MSPRKIVLRFGPEISDKPIIYRLVKDYDLVMNIVKANVNPQKEGIMVLELTGDNYEQGLKYLREQGVTVQALTHEVVRNEQRCTMCGACTAICPTGALYLDRPGMEVRFDGDSCVVCQLCVKACPVRAMEVKL, from the coding sequence ATGTCGCCCAGGAAAATAGTCCTTCGCTTTGGACCCGAGATTTCTGATAAACCTATTATTTACCGCCTGGTCAAGGATTACGACCTGGTGATGAACATAGTAAAGGCCAATGTTAACCCCCAAAAAGAAGGCATTATGGTCCTGGAGTTAACGGGGGATAACTACGAGCAGGGTCTGAAGTACCTGCGGGAACAGGGGGTAACGGTCCAGGCCCTCACCCACGAGGTGGTGCGCAATGAACAACGCTGCACCATGTGCGGTGCCTGTACTGCCATCTGTCCCACCGGTGCCCTGTACCTGGACCGGCCAGGCATGGAAGTGCGTTTTGACGGGGATAGCTGCGTGGTCTGCCAGCTATGCGTGAAGGCCTGCCCGGTGCGGGCGATGGAGGTTAAGCTATAG
- a CDS encoding DedA family protein: MKDWVLHYLGTLGAGGLFLGLIIEALGIPFPGGLMTLLAGILVNQGRLDFYHILAAAVLGFNVGATAAYLIGRCVGEPFLLRYGKYLMVTPAKFNQARSWMYRSAPAFIIFGRFVPMVSNLTPYLAGISRLPFVQFLIYNSLFALSWVSFNLGIGIFFGHHWESIFSLIQSRLPLLALGVLVVYLLYLFLKQKALHRT; encoded by the coding sequence ATGAAGGACTGGGTCCTGCACTACCTGGGCACCCTGGGTGCAGGGGGACTGTTCCTGGGGTTAATTATCGAAGCCCTGGGCATTCCCTTTCCCGGGGGCTTAATGACCCTCCTGGCCGGTATTCTGGTAAACCAGGGGAGGCTTGATTTTTACCATATACTTGCTGCTGCCGTGCTTGGTTTTAACGTAGGTGCCACAGCGGCCTATTTGATCGGCCGCTGCGTAGGCGAACCGTTTTTGCTCCGTTACGGAAAATATTTAATGGTTACACCGGCCAAATTTAATCAAGCCCGCAGCTGGATGTATCGGTCGGCACCGGCCTTTATCATTTTCGGTCGCTTTGTGCCCATGGTGAGCAACCTCACCCCCTATCTGGCCGGTATCAGCCGCTTACCGTTTGTGCAGTTTTTAATTTATAATTCTCTTTTCGCCTTAAGCTGGGTTTCGTTCAACCTGGGCATCGGCATCTTTTTTGGGCATCACTGGGAATCTATCTTTTCCCTGATCCAGTCGAGGTTGCCCCTGCTGGCCTTAGGGGTGTTAGTTGTTTATTTGCTTTATCTTTTCCTCAAGCAAAAAGCGTTGCACCGGACATAA
- a CDS encoding HD-GYP domain-containing protein — protein MRKVPTDLLRPGLKVGRAVYNASGQVLLQAGTILTERFITRLKMLGIPAVYIDDFVGVEVEDVISEETRVQATAKVKALFLSESQRGTGPSRALIDVKDMISTVNEIIDELLSRRSLMVNLVDIRSLDEYTFGHSVNVCVLAVITGITLGYSRTKLFHLGMAALLHDIGKTRIPLEILNKPGPLTSEEFQLIQKHCIYGAEILQQDPEANLLCRIVAMQHHERHNGQGYPLGLKGAEIHEFAQITGLVDMYDALTADRVYRPAYPVHEAYEMIAGSGNFLFDFDIVQAFLSNVAAYPAGSLVRLSSGEIGVVIETKRGFSLYPRVLVLFSAQRQPLGKPYEINLAEHRHLTITEVIKDYWESFSETIKNVT, from the coding sequence ATGCGCAAGGTTCCTACAGATCTTTTACGGCCCGGTTTAAAGGTCGGCCGGGCGGTTTACAATGCTTCCGGGCAGGTACTGCTCCAGGCCGGGACCATTCTTACCGAAAGGTTTATCACCAGGTTAAAAATGCTGGGTATTCCGGCCGTATACATAGACGACTTTGTGGGTGTAGAAGTAGAGGATGTCATTTCCGAGGAAACACGGGTCCAGGCCACAGCCAAAGTCAAAGCCCTGTTCCTTTCCGAGTCCCAACGGGGCACTGGCCCAAGCCGGGCGTTAATTGATGTAAAGGATATGATCAGCACCGTAAATGAGATCATTGACGAATTGCTCAGCCGGCGTTCATTGATGGTCAACCTGGTGGATATCCGGAGCCTGGATGAGTATACATTCGGTCATTCGGTTAACGTCTGTGTCCTGGCAGTGATTACGGGCATAACCCTCGGTTACAGCCGCACCAAGTTGTTCCATCTGGGCATGGCGGCTTTATTGCACGATATTGGTAAAACACGTATTCCTCTTGAAATTTTAAATAAGCCCGGGCCACTGACCAGTGAAGAATTTCAGCTGATCCAAAAACACTGTATTTACGGTGCCGAGATCCTGCAGCAGGACCCCGAAGCCAACCTCCTGTGCCGGATCGTGGCCATGCAGCACCATGAACGCCATAACGGTCAGGGTTATCCCCTGGGGCTCAAGGGGGCGGAAATTCATGAATTCGCCCAGATCACCGGCCTGGTGGACATGTATGACGCTCTGACCGCCGACCGGGTTTACCGCCCGGCCTATCCCGTGCACGAAGCTTATGAAATGATTGCCGGTTCGGGTAACTTTTTATTTGACTTTGATATTGTACAGGCCTTTTTAAGTAACGTGGCCGCTTACCCCGCAGGCAGCCTTGTGCGCCTATCCAGCGGTGAGATTGGCGTGGTGATTGAAACCAAGCGGGGCTTTTCCCTTTATCCCCGGGTACTAGTTTTATTTTCCGCCCAAAGGCAACCCCTGGGCAAACCCTATGAAATAAACCTGGCGGAACACCGCCACCTTACCATAACCGAAGTTATTAAAGATTACTGGGAATCGTTCTCTGAAACCATTAAAAATGTCACGTGA
- a CDS encoding acyl--CoA ligase family protein — protein MTQRTVYYEPLSPLSFLRRSAFVFRDKTAVVYNDKRYTYSEFYQRANRLASALKKIGIGKGDKVAFLCPNIPPMLEAHYGVPMLGAALVSINIRLSPREIAYILNHSDSKALFVDNEFAHLITAIKEDLPNIKTFVNICDVNDSRPLEGPEYEEFLAGGSPDPLPNVIEDEMEVITINYTSGTTGLPKGVMYHHRGAYLNALGEALEHKMSSNSVYLWTLPMFHCNGWCFTWGVTAVGGTHVCLRKVVPEDIYHLIEREGVTHLCAAPTVLVSMANYPKAKECKMKAKLNVITAGAPPSPTVIRNMEEIGAEVTHVYGLTEVYGPHTICEWQAPWNELDVSERAKIKARQGVAYIHAEFVRVVDPADMTDVPADGQTMGEIVMRGNNVMLGYYKQPEETEKAFRGGWFHSGDLAVMHPNGYIEIKDRLKDIIISGGENISTVEVENCIYEHPDVLEVAVIGIPDPKWGEVPKAFVVPKPGTNLTAEDIINFCRERIARFKVPKAVEFGELPKTSTGKIMKYRLREKEWQGYDKRVN, from the coding sequence ATGACCCAGCGCACGGTTTACTATGAACCGCTAAGTCCTTTAAGTTTTCTGCGGCGCAGCGCCTTTGTTTTCCGCGATAAAACGGCAGTGGTATATAATGATAAACGTTACACTTACAGTGAATTTTATCAACGGGCTAACCGGCTGGCCAGCGCCTTAAAAAAGATTGGCATCGGGAAAGGGGATAAGGTGGCTTTCCTGTGCCCCAACATTCCACCCATGCTGGAAGCCCATTATGGAGTACCCATGCTGGGAGCAGCCCTGGTAAGCATTAACATACGCCTATCTCCCCGGGAAATAGCCTACATTCTCAATCATTCCGACAGCAAAGCCCTTTTTGTGGATAATGAATTTGCCCATCTTATTACCGCCATCAAAGAGGATCTCCCCAATATCAAAACCTTTGTCAACATCTGTGATGTTAACGACAGCCGCCCGTTGGAAGGACCCGAGTATGAAGAATTCCTGGCCGGAGGTTCCCCGGATCCCCTGCCCAATGTAATTGAGGATGAAATGGAAGTTATTACCATTAACTATACCAGCGGAACCACCGGCCTGCCCAAGGGTGTCATGTATCACCACCGGGGGGCCTACCTGAACGCCCTTGGGGAAGCCCTGGAACATAAAATGAGTTCTAATTCGGTCTACCTGTGGACATTACCCATGTTCCACTGCAACGGGTGGTGTTTTACCTGGGGTGTCACTGCGGTAGGTGGGACCCATGTTTGCCTGCGCAAAGTGGTGCCGGAAGACATTTACCACCTCATCGAAAGGGAAGGGGTTACCCACCTTTGTGCCGCCCCAACGGTGCTGGTGTCCATGGCCAATTACCCGAAGGCGAAAGAATGCAAGATGAAAGCAAAACTAAATGTAATCACGGCCGGTGCTCCTCCATCTCCGACCGTGATCAGGAACATGGAGGAGATTGGGGCGGAGGTAACCCACGTTTACGGCCTGACGGAAGTATACGGGCCCCACACCATTTGTGAATGGCAGGCCCCGTGGAATGAACTGGATGTAAGTGAAAGGGCGAAAATTAAGGCCCGCCAGGGAGTGGCCTACATTCACGCGGAGTTCGTGCGGGTCGTGGATCCGGCAGATATGACCGATGTCCCCGCGGATGGTCAGACTATGGGTGAAATCGTCATGCGTGGCAACAACGTCATGCTGGGTTATTACAAACAACCAGAAGAAACTGAAAAGGCCTTTCGCGGCGGCTGGTTCCACAGCGGAGACCTGGCCGTGATGCACCCTAACGGTTACATTGAAATTAAGGACCGCTTGAAGGATATTATCATCAGCGGCGGGGAAAACATTTCCACGGTAGAAGTGGAGAACTGCATTTACGAACATCCCGACGTGCTGGAAGTAGCGGTAATCGGCATTCCCGATCCCAAGTGGGGGGAAGTACCCAAGGCCTTTGTGGTCCCCAAACCGGGCACCAACCTTACTGCGGAAGACATCATTAACTTCTGCCGGGAACGCATCGCCCGCTTTAAAGTGCCCAAGGCCGTGGAATTTGGCGAGCTACCCAAGACCTCCACGGGTAAAATTATGAAGTACCGGTTGAGGGAAAAAGAATGGCAGGGTTATGATAAACGGGTCAACTAA